One Peptostreptococcus equinus genomic window carries:
- a CDS encoding ComEC/Rec2 family competence protein has product MRKFFLISLILLCSILFIIKFNNHNKYLLVHVIDVGQGDSTFIATPSGKTILIDGGEDKNYREVLVNIRKNKFNHIDYMISSHSDSDHNGSLDKILKKINTNKIFMPKENADNKDYLELIYEASNQHKKINRIKKGDKIQIDNDTKIFVLSPESIKEKPNDNSLVLLIKYKNQFLLFTGDASKDIESKIITKYRLPKCTFLKVGHHGSKNSSSKEFLDIIKPKISVISCGYMNRHSHPHKETLNRLKNTNTIIYRTDINGDLTFYLDGKNIYAKDTYQTN; this is encoded by the coding sequence ATGAGAAAATTTTTTTTAATTAGCCTAATTCTACTGTGCTCCATATTATTTATAATAAAATTTAATAATCACAATAAATATTTATTAGTGCATGTTATAGATGTCGGACAAGGTGACTCTACCTTTATTGCAACTCCTTCCGGAAAAACAATATTAATAGATGGTGGTGAAGATAAAAACTATAGAGAAGTTCTTGTAAATATTAGAAAGAATAAATTCAATCATATAGATTATATGATTTCTAGTCATAGTGATAGCGATCACAACGGATCCTTAGATAAAATTCTAAAAAAAATAAACACCAATAAAATTTTTATGCCAAAAGAAAATGCTGATAATAAAGATTATTTAGAACTTATTTATGAAGCAAGCAATCAACATAAAAAAATCAATCGTATAAAAAAGGGAGATAAAATACAAATTGATAATGACACTAAAATATTTGTCCTTTCACCAGAATCCATAAAAGAAAAACCCAACGACAACTCGCTAGTACTTCTAATAAAATATAAAAATCAATTTTTACTTTTTACTGGTGATGCTAGTAAGGATATTGAATCCAAAATAATAACTAAATATAGACTTCCTAAATGTACATTTTTAAAAGTAGGACATCACGGTTCTAAAAATTCATCATCAAAAGAATTTTTGGATATTATAAAACCAAAAATATCTGTGATTTCATGTGGATATATGAATCGACATTCTCACCCACACAAAGAAACCTTAAATAGATTAAAAAATACTAACACAATAATTTATAGGACTGATATTAATGGTGATCTGACATTCTATTTGGATGGAAAAAATATATATGCAAAAGATACCTACCAAACAAACTAG
- a CDS encoding DUF2156 domain-containing protein, giving the protein MDFKEININAKETLDKYFDLVDYEACEYCFNTLFMWQHAYKTHYHIGDGFAVLVGEHEGEVFSILPLAPKDKIPEAIEYVINWFDTDKKKIYFRGIDNNVVEMLQKMYPDKFDYIPERDLFDYVYDAEKIRTVKGRKLSGKRNHLNHFSREYEGRVERRLLTKEDFPECFALLRSWGEAKDGDQDFEDSIDDEFIGMKKLFDNYDVLGDKLKIYGVFIDGKLQAFSMGEKINDEMALIHIEKANADIRGLYPYINKMFVVDEFPDVKWVNREEDMGIEGLRKAKLSYYPERFVEKYTVREV; this is encoded by the coding sequence ATGGATTTTAAAGAGATAAATATTAATGCAAAAGAAACGCTAGATAAATATTTTGATTTAGTAGATTATGAAGCTTGTGAATATTGTTTTAATACTTTATTTATGTGGCAGCATGCTTATAAAACACATTATCATATAGGTGATGGATTTGCAGTACTTGTGGGTGAGCATGAGGGAGAAGTTTTCTCAATTCTGCCGCTTGCACCAAAGGATAAGATACCTGAGGCTATAGAATATGTGATTAATTGGTTTGATACAGATAAGAAAAAAATATATTTTAGAGGTATTGATAACAATGTGGTAGAAATGCTACAAAAAATGTACCCGGATAAATTTGATTACATACCTGAAAGAGACTTATTTGACTATGTATATGATGCAGAAAAAATAAGAACTGTGAAGGGAAGAAAATTAAGTGGTAAAAGAAATCATTTAAATCATTTTAGCAGAGAATACGAAGGAAGAGTAGAAAGAAGACTGCTTACAAAAGAAGATTTTCCTGAATGTTTTGCTCTATTAAGATCATGGGGAGAGGCTAAGGATGGAGATCAAGATTTTGAAGATAGCATAGATGATGAATTTATAGGAATGAAGAAGCTATTTGATAATTATGATGTGTTAGGTGATAAATTAAAAATTTACGGAGTATTTATTGATGGTAAACTGCAAGCATTCTCTATGGGTGAAAAAATAAATGATGAGATGGCTTTAATACATATTGAAAAAGCTAATGCAGATATTAGAGGTTTATATCCATATATAAATAAGATGTTTGTAGTAGATGAATTTCCAGATGTAAAATGGGTTAATAGAGAAGAAGATATGGGGATTGAAGGTCTTAGAAAAGCTAAACTTTCATACTATCCAGAAAGATTTGTAGAAAAGTATACTGTAAGAGAAGTCTAA
- the plsX gene encoding phosphate acyltransferase PlsX, with protein MKIVLDGMGGDNAPRSIVEGAFMAINEYKDIEIIITGDKEKIEKELDDFKCDKSKISIVHTSQVIENEDKPVTAIRSKKDSSMVVALNLVKNKEADVIISAGSTGALLSGGIFILKRIKGISRPCICTCMPTITGGVTLLSDTGANVDCSVENLKDFAVMTDIYARNVLKIENPRVALANNGTEEGKGNSLVKDTYEELKNMPALNFIGNMEPREVLNGVCDIIICDGFVGNMILKTLEGTAISLFKVLKEAMMSSTKSKIGALMMKKDLYKVKSLLDYKEVGGSPFLGIEGGMIKAHGSSDARAIKNAIRQGIALQKGQVVENIKAYIENK; from the coding sequence ATGAAAATAGTATTAGATGGTATGGGTGGAGACAACGCACCAAGATCAATAGTTGAAGGTGCTTTTATGGCCATAAATGAATATAAAGATATAGAAATAATAATTACTGGAGATAAGGAAAAAATTGAAAAAGAGTTAGATGATTTTAAGTGTGATAAATCAAAAATATCTATAGTTCATACCAGTCAAGTTATAGAAAATGAAGATAAACCTGTTACAGCTATTAGAAGTAAGAAAGATTCTTCAATGGTTGTAGCACTGAATTTGGTTAAAAATAAAGAAGCTGATGTAATAATTTCAGCTGGTAGTACAGGTGCCTTGCTTAGTGGAGGTATATTTATCTTAAAGAGAATAAAAGGTATATCTAGGCCTTGTATTTGTACTTGTATGCCTACAATCACTGGTGGAGTAACGCTTTTGTCTGATACAGGTGCAAATGTGGATTGTAGTGTTGAGAATCTCAAGGACTTTGCTGTAATGACAGATATATATGCAAGAAATGTGCTTAAAATAGAAAATCCTAGAGTTGCCCTTGCTAATAATGGCACAGAAGAAGGTAAAGGAAATTCATTAGTGAAGGATACTTATGAAGAATTAAAAAATATGCCTGCTTTAAATTTCATAGGAAATATGGAACCTAGAGAGGTTCTAAATGGAGTATGTGATATTATAATATGTGATGGTTTTGTAGGTAATATGATATTAAAGACTTTAGAAGGTACGGCAATATCTTTATTTAAAGTATTAAAAGAGGCTATGATGTCATCAACTAAGTCAAAAATAGGTGCACTGATGATGAAAAAAGATTTATATAAGGTGAAAAGTTTATTGGACTATAAGGAAGTTGGAGGTTCACCATTCTTGGGAATAGAAGGTGGAATGATAAAGGCTCACGGTAGCTCAGATGCTAGAGCAATAAAAAATGCAATCAGACAAGGAATCGCACTACAAAAAGGACAAGTTGTAGAAAATATAAAAGCTTATATAGAAAATAAATAA
- the rpmF gene encoding 50S ribosomal protein L32 codes for MAVPKRRTSKSKKNMRRASNSKMVPAGFVECPQCHEPKLPHRVCPTCGSYDGKEVVSVD; via the coding sequence ATGGCAGTACCAAAGCGTAGAACATCTAAATCTAAAAAGAACATGAGAAGAGCGTCTAATTCAAAGATGGTTCCAGCTGGTTTCGTAGAGTGCCCACAGTGCCACGAACCAAAGTTACCACATAGAGTGTGTCCAACTTGTGGATCTTATGATGGAAAAGAAGTCGTTTCTGTTGACTAA
- a CDS encoding acetate/propionate family kinase, which yields MKVLVLNCGSSSLKYQLIDMDNEAVLCKGLVERIGIDGSILKHEKDGMDGKHIVEEAMKDHKDAIKHVLDAVADPKVGAVKEMSEIDAVGHRIVHGGEKFASSAVLTDEVIKAIEYCTELAPLHNPANLMGVEACKAILPDVPMVGVFDTAFHQTMPEKSFLYGLPYELYTKHGVRRYGFHGTSHMYVSQKAAEMLDKKPEDLKIITCHLGNGASLTAVDGGKSVDTTMGLTPLEGLIMGTRCGDIDPAIIPFIMKKENLDIAGVDKLMNKESGVLGMTGISSDFRDIEDAATEGNELAQTTLEAYAQKVKKYIGAYAAEMNGVDAIVFTAGLGENGISMREMICKNMDFMGVKLDAEKNNVRGKDRIISADDSKVKILLIPTNEELMIAKDTVKLSK from the coding sequence ATGAAAGTTTTAGTATTAAACTGTGGTAGTTCTTCATTAAAGTACCAATTAATAGATATGGATAATGAAGCAGTACTTTGTAAAGGATTAGTAGAAAGAATTGGAATAGATGGATCAATCTTAAAACATGAAAAAGATGGTATGGATGGTAAACATATAGTTGAAGAAGCTATGAAAGATCATAAGGATGCTATTAAACATGTATTAGATGCTGTTGCAGACCCTAAGGTTGGAGCAGTAAAAGAAATGTCTGAAATAGATGCAGTGGGACACAGAATAGTACATGGTGGTGAAAAATTTGCTTCTTCAGCAGTTTTAACTGATGAAGTAATTAAGGCAATTGAATACTGTACAGAATTAGCACCACTTCACAATCCAGCTAACTTAATGGGTGTTGAAGCTTGCAAGGCTATACTTCCTGATGTACCAATGGTAGGTGTATTCGATACAGCTTTCCATCAGACAATGCCTGAAAAATCATTCTTATATGGTCTACCATATGAATTATATACTAAGCATGGAGTAAGAAGATATGGATTCCATGGAACAAGTCATATGTATGTTTCACAGAAAGCTGCTGAAATGTTAGATAAGAAGCCAGAAGACTTAAAAATTATAACTTGTCACTTAGGAAATGGTGCATCATTAACAGCTGTTGATGGTGGAAAATCAGTAGATACAACAATGGGACTTACTCCATTAGAAGGATTAATAATGGGAACTAGATGTGGTGATATAGATCCAGCTATAATACCTTTTATAATGAAAAAGGAAAACTTAGATATAGCAGGTGTTGATAAGCTAATGAACAAAGAATCAGGAGTTTTAGGTATGACTGGTATATCTTCAGATTTTAGAGATATAGAAGATGCGGCTACTGAAGGAAACGAATTAGCTCAGACAACTTTAGAAGCTTATGCGCAGAAAGTTAAAAAGTATATTGGTGCTTACGCTGCTGAAATGAATGGTGTAGATGCTATAGTATTTACAGCAGGACTTGGTGAAAACGGAATATCCATGAGAGAAATGATATGTAAAAATATGGATTTCATGGGTGTTAAGCTAGATGCAGAAAAGAATAACGTAAGAGGAAAAGATAGAATAATATCAGCTGACGATTCTAAGGTGAAGATATTATTAATACCAACTAATGAAGAATTAATGATAGCTAAGGATACAGTAAAATTATCTAAATAA
- a CDS encoding YceD family protein → MLNIESLFNRDKEQIDFDMSENVGHISLHQEKYELLSPMHLVGKVVRAGKNYIIKADVDFVYKTNCSRCLCDVEVPINYSLDAYLMRENYDEADFEDSDVFLLDGMQVNLTDIVNSTLSYNIPLRVLCNDDCKGICSGCGVDLNTQICMCEDSIEVDDIDPRFAKLKELLK, encoded by the coding sequence ATGTTAAATATTGAATCTCTTTTTAATAGAGATAAGGAACAAATTGATTTTGATATGAGTGAAAATGTAGGACATATTAGCTTACATCAAGAAAAATATGAACTATTATCACCTATGCATCTTGTGGGAAAGGTCGTAAGAGCAGGAAAAAACTACATAATAAAGGCTGATGTAGACTTTGTCTACAAGACTAATTGTAGCAGATGTCTTTGCGATGTTGAGGTCCCAATAAATTATAGTCTAGATGCATATTTAATGAGAGAAAACTATGACGAGGCAGACTTTGAGGATTCAGATGTATTTTTATTAGATGGTATGCAAGTTAATTTAACTGATATTGTCAATAGTACTTTGAGTTATAATATACCTCTGAGAGTTCTCTGTAATGATGATTGCAAAGGAATATGTTCGGGCTGTGGTGTAGATCTAAACACTCAAATTTGTATGTGTGAAGATTCCATAGAGGTTGATGACATTGATCCAAGATTTGCTAAACTAAAAGAATTGTTAAAATAG
- a CDS encoding Asp23/Gls24 family envelope stress response protein has translation MENLGQVRISNDVIQTIAGFAALEIDGIDKSTSFTDKLFRNNGIKVEIENNQAIIDMGIQVNYGEVIPEVCRKVQENITNAVENMAGLSVSQVNIHVESMGIKKERDKKDNE, from the coding sequence ATGGAAAATTTAGGACAAGTAAGAATATCTAATGATGTAATACAGACAATAGCAGGTTTTGCGGCATTAGAAATTGACGGAATCGATAAATCAACTTCATTTACAGATAAACTTTTTAGAAATAATGGAATAAAAGTAGAAATAGAAAATAATCAAGCAATAATAGATATGGGAATACAAGTAAACTATGGTGAAGTTATACCAGAAGTGTGTAGAAAAGTCCAGGAAAATATAACTAATGCTGTAGAGAATATGGCTGGTTTAAGTGTTTCTCAAGTAAATATACATGTTGAAAGTATGGGAATAAAGAAAGAAAGAGATAAAAAAGATAATGAATAG
- a CDS encoding fructose-1,6-bisphosphatase, which translates to MENYSVENINSKMKYLKLLATQYPTISKASTEIINLEAILNLPKGTEHFLSDIHGEHESFIHVLKNGSGVVRRKIDELFTNTMRDSEKKTLATLVYYPKSKIDLVKNSDENIEDFYRINIYRLVELCKYCSSKYTRSKVRKLLPEDYAYVIEELLHEHRKSEHKEEYYCALVETIINIGQAENFIYAISKAIQTLVVDRLHIVGDIYDRGPRPDLIIERLMKHHSVDMQWGNHDILWMGAAAGEPTCIANAIRISSRYANLDIIEDIYGINLLPLATFAVNVYADDPCKKFQPKVDSCEVNTKETSMIAKMHKAISIIQFKLEGDIISRHPEYDMNHRLLLDKVDYDKGIIRIKGKDYTLLDNNFPTIDKNNPFKLTDEEKDIVNKLVNSFKMSDKLQKHVNFMFSKGSIYLKHNGNLLIHGGVPLNEDGSFMEMKLKNNRYQGKELLDKMEKFIREGYFEEDKEKRQYGLDLFWYLWTGKCSSLFGKYDMTTYERYFIEDKETHVEKMNPYFTLREDENILRNIFNEFKMDYDEDHIINGHVPVKYIKGESPVKGNGRVFVIDGGFSRAYQSKTGMAGYTLIYNSRSLQLVAHEPFTSKEDAVKNESDIISSSVLVEHKASRKRIKDTNDGQSLQEKVEDLKLLLSAYRSGLIKEK; encoded by the coding sequence ATGGAGAATTACTCGGTTGAGAATATTAATTCTAAAATGAAATATTTAAAACTATTGGCTACACAATATCCAACAATATCAAAAGCTAGCACGGAAATAATCAATTTAGAAGCAATTTTAAATCTTCCAAAGGGTACAGAACATTTCTTATCAGATATACACGGTGAACATGAATCGTTTATACATGTTCTTAAAAATGGTTCTGGAGTTGTTAGAAGAAAAATAGATGAACTTTTCACAAATACTATGAGAGATTCAGAAAAGAAAACATTGGCAACATTGGTATATTATCCGAAAAGCAAAATAGATTTAGTAAAAAATAGTGATGAAAATATAGAAGATTTTTATAGAATCAATATATATAGACTAGTGGAATTATGTAAATATTGTTCTAGTAAATATACCAGATCAAAGGTTAGAAAATTACTTCCTGAAGACTATGCCTATGTGATAGAAGAACTTTTGCATGAACATAGAAAAAGTGAACATAAAGAAGAGTATTATTGTGCCTTAGTAGAAACTATCATAAACATAGGTCAAGCAGAAAACTTTATTTATGCTATTTCCAAAGCTATACAAACTTTGGTAGTTGATAGATTGCATATAGTAGGAGATATATATGATAGAGGACCTAGACCAGATCTTATTATTGAAAGATTGATGAAACATCATTCAGTGGATATGCAGTGGGGTAATCATGATATATTATGGATGGGTGCAGCAGCAGGTGAGCCTACATGTATAGCTAATGCTATTAGAATATCATCTAGATATGCAAATTTAGATATTATAGAAGATATTTATGGAATAAATCTATTACCACTTGCTACATTTGCAGTAAATGTTTATGCAGATGATCCTTGTAAAAAATTCCAACCGAAAGTTGATTCATGTGAAGTGAATACAAAAGAAACTTCTATGATAGCAAAGATGCATAAGGCTATTAGTATCATACAATTTAAATTGGAAGGAGATATTATTTCTAGACACCCAGAATATGATATGAATCATAGATTATTGCTTGATAAAGTAGACTATGATAAGGGGATTATTAGAATAAAGGGTAAAGACTATACTTTATTAGATAACAATTTCCCAACAATAGATAAAAATAATCCTTTCAAGCTCACAGATGAAGAGAAAGACATAGTAAATAAGCTTGTAAATTCTTTTAAAATGAGCGATAAACTTCAAAAACACGTAAATTTTATGTTCAGTAAAGGAAGTATATATTTAAAACATAATGGTAATCTGCTAATTCATGGAGGTGTTCCTTTAAATGAAGATGGAAGCTTTATGGAGATGAAGCTTAAAAATAATAGATATCAAGGTAAAGAGCTTTTAGATAAGATGGAAAAATTTATCCGTGAAGGTTATTTTGAAGAGGATAAGGAAAAAAGACAATATGGATTGGATCTTTTTTGGTATTTATGGACTGGTAAATGCTCTTCACTATTTGGAAAATATGATATGACAACCTATGAGAGATACTTTATTGAAGATAAAGAAACTCATGTAGAAAAAATGAACCCATATTTTACACTTAGAGAAGATGAAAATATACTAAGAAATATATTTAATGAATTTAAAATGGATTATGATGAAGATCATATAATCAATGGCCATGTTCCAGTGAAATATATAAAGGGTGAAAGTCCTGTAAAGGGAAATGGCAGAGTATTTGTAATTGATGGTGGTTTTTCTAGAGCATATCAAAGTAAAACTGGCATGGCTGGATATACTCTAATTTATAATTCTAGAAGTTTGCAACTAGTCGCTCATGAACCGTTCACATCCAAAGAAGATGCTGTTAAAAATGAAAGTGATATAATATCATCATCAGTACTAGTAGAGCATAAAGCCAGTAGAAAAAGGATTAAAGATACAAATGATGGACAATCACTTCAAGAAAAGGTTGAAGACTTGAAACTTCTACTTTCTGCTTATAGAAGTGGTTTGATTAAGGAAAAATAA
- the nusB gene encoding transcription antitermination factor NusB produces MNRAENLINQRRVSREIFMKYIYQRAMLNQGWSNMYENLTDFVDQMEDDIIEIHKHYGGRDLDQIDSYKEITFDSSYLMDICQSFEAHSDEIDPLINKYARNWTVDTMPSVDVAILRLATTEIKYMIAIPEKVTCNEVVNMAKRYCEDDAYKYINGILGSIIEDK; encoded by the coding sequence ATGAATAGGGCAGAAAATTTAATTAATCAAAGACGTGTTTCAAGAGAAATATTTATGAAATACATATATCAAAGAGCTATGTTAAATCAAGGCTGGTCTAATATGTATGAAAATTTAACAGATTTTGTAGATCAAATGGAAGATGATATAATTGAGATCCACAAGCATTATGGTGGACGTGACTTAGATCAAATAGATTCGTATAAGGAAATAACATTTGATAGTTCATATTTGATGGATATATGTCAATCATTTGAAGCACATTCAGATGAGATTGACCCGTTAATCAATAAATATGCTAGAAACTGGACAGTTGATACTATGCCATCTGTAGATGTAGCGATATTAAGGCTTGCTACTACAGAGATAAAATATATGATAGCTATACCAGAAAAAGTTACTTGTAATGAAGTAGTTAACATGGCTAAAAGATACTGTGAAGACGATGCATATAAGTATATCAATGGTATACTTGGCTCAATAATAGAAGATAAATAA
- a CDS encoding alpha/beta fold hydrolase has protein sequence MREFEVSAKDDLLLSVCVFDHDNPKGIIQIIHGAKEHYRRYLNFAKFLNDSGYVVLLSDNRGHGHSVNKKYPLGHMENIKEISDDQFMLSQMIKDIYPNKDLILFGHSFGTCIARKYLQDHDDYISKLIMSGTVYYHNGVNQVLGVGRIIGKKNGLNSYNKFLSKIGDIDGDKWVVKNPMALEKYKNDPLCKYKYTIGAILTVWESVSEFKNFTAYKVNNPQLPIGIFSGQEDPITGGKKGIKSTIKILNHLGYKNIHTKTYADMKHEILNEVDNITVYKDILNFIEI, from the coding sequence ATGAGAGAATTTGAAGTAAGTGCAAAAGATGATTTACTATTGAGTGTATGTGTATTTGACCACGATAATCCAAAAGGAATTATACAAATAATACATGGTGCAAAAGAACACTACAGAAGATATCTGAATTTCGCAAAATTTCTTAATGATAGTGGATATGTAGTATTGCTTTCAGATAACAGAGGACATGGTCATTCTGTTAATAAAAAATATCCCTTAGGACATATGGAAAATATAAAAGAAATTTCAGATGATCAGTTTATGCTTAGCCAGATGATTAAAGATATCTACCCTAATAAGGATCTTATTTTATTTGGCCATTCTTTTGGTACATGCATAGCCAGAAAATATTTACAAGATCACGATGATTATATATCAAAACTTATAATGTCAGGAACAGTATATTATCACAATGGAGTCAATCAAGTATTGGGCGTTGGTAGAATAATAGGTAAAAAAAATGGCCTAAATAGTTACAATAAGTTTCTAAGTAAAATTGGTGATATAGATGGCGACAAGTGGGTTGTTAAAAACCCTATGGCACTTGAAAAATATAAAAATGATCCACTTTGCAAGTACAAATACACTATTGGAGCTATACTTACTGTGTGGGAATCAGTTTCTGAATTCAAAAATTTCACTGCATATAAAGTAAATAATCCTCAACTACCTATAGGAATATTTTCTGGTCAAGAAGATCCAATAACAGGCGGTAAAAAAGGAATAAAATCAACTATAAAAATATTAAATCACTTAGGATATAAAAATATACATACAAAAACATATGCTGATATGAAGCATGAAATACTAAACGAAGTAGATAATATAACTGTATATAAAGATATATTAAATTTCATAGAAATATAA
- a CDS encoding tRNA threonylcarbamoyladenosine dehydratase codes for MSNNWKLRTQIVIGEDNINKLDKASVLVFGVGGVGGFAIEGLVRAGIGNITIVDYDTVDPTNINRQIIALNSTIGEAKVDVMEKRILDINPYINIKKHKLLYDESTSDLIFSENYDYVVDAIDMVKSKILLAQECDKRGLKLISCMGMGNKLDPTMIEITDIYRTEMCPLAKVMRREMKKRYIKKLTVVYSKEKPSDTILVEENGKSQRVNGSTSFVPSSAGLAIASYIIRYLTDKL; via the coding sequence ATGAGTAATAATTGGAAATTAAGAACACAAATTGTAATAGGTGAAGATAATATAAATAAATTAGATAAAGCATCTGTACTGGTATTTGGCGTAGGTGGAGTCGGAGGTTTCGCAATAGAAGGTCTAGTAAGAGCTGGCATAGGTAATATCACGATAGTTGATTATGATACTGTTGACCCTACAAATATAAATAGACAAATTATAGCGCTAAATTCTACGATTGGTGAGGCAAAGGTAGATGTTATGGAAAAAAGAATACTAGACATTAATCCATATATCAATATTAAAAAACATAAACTTTTATATGATGAGTCCACTAGTGATTTAATTTTTTCAGAGAATTATGATTATGTCGTTGATGCAATAGATATGGTAAAATCTAAAATATTATTAGCACAAGAGTGCGATAAAAGAGGATTAAAATTAATTTCATGCATGGGTATGGGAAATAAGCTAGACCCAACAATGATTGAAATAACAGATATATATAGAACGGAAATGTGCCCATTAGCAAAAGTGATGCGTAGAGAAATGAAAAAAAGATATATTAAGAAGCTAACAGTTGTATATTCAAAAGAAAAACCTAGCGATACAATACTTGTAGAAGAAAATGGTAAATCTCAAAGAGTAAATGGCAGTACATCTTTTGTTCCATCAAGTGCAGGTCTTGCTATAGCTTCATATATTATAAGATATTTAACAGATAAGTTATAA
- a CDS encoding nucleotidyltransferase: MRIGSIIAEYNPFHNGHKYQIDQYKKIDKCTHLVAIMSGNFVQRGGPALIDKFTRAKIAIENGVDLVIELPSMYATQTAELFARGAVCSLDSLNCIDSLCYGSELGQIDKIKAIADLLVRDKDVFEERLNKILEEEKSYAKAREKALIEILNYVNNESIMIDEDFLRAPNNILAIEYEKELMRIQSKINSMTIIRKDSNHNDDSIGNSISSASAVRNFLCKDVYSSLLSNSQKIDILKNNINIISKNICSETYNEIVKLLENDIIPLNENEFFDYICLNVVREEDKLDSFFEVKEGLENSIRKNIIYSKNMEQLLDSLVSKRYSRAKIRRSLFNILLNLQKDEMEKVKHIKKVPYIRILAFNDRGREILKKIKYNSDVKIIMSLAKAKKVKYYEENIVYKMLLDFDLRSSNIYYQKYFALNRDCFCKGEPDYISLIKKI, translated from the coding sequence ATGAGAATAGGATCCATTATAGCAGAATATAATCCATTTCATAATGGTCATAAATATCAAATTGATCAATATAAGAAGATAGATAAATGTACTCACTTAGTAGCCATAATGAGTGGCAATTTTGTTCAAAGAGGAGGTCCTGCGTTAATTGATAAATTTACTAGAGCTAAAATAGCTATAGAAAACGGAGTGGATTTGGTTATTGAATTACCATCTATGTACGCAACACAAACAGCGGAATTGTTTGCAAGAGGAGCTGTTTGCTCACTAGATTCTCTAAATTGTATAGATTCATTATGCTATGGATCAGAATTAGGACAAATTGATAAAATAAAGGCTATAGCAGATTTATTAGTAAGAGATAAGGATGTATTTGAAGAAAGATTGAATAAAATACTTGAAGAAGAAAAATCATATGCGAAAGCTAGGGAAAAAGCTCTTATTGAAATATTAAATTATGTAAACAATGAATCTATTATGATAGATGAAGATTTTTTAAGAGCTCCCAATAATATTCTAGCGATAGAATATGAAAAAGAATTGATGAGAATACAATCAAAAATTAATAGTATGACAATTATTAGAAAAGATTCTAACCATAATGATGACAGCATAGGAAATAGTATTTCTTCTGCATCTGCGGTTAGAAATTTTCTATGCAAAGATGTATATAGCTCTTTATTAAGTAACAGTCAAAAAATAGATATTCTAAAAAATAATATTAATATAATATCAAAAAATATTTGCAGTGAAACTTATAACGAAATTGTGAAATTATTGGAAAATGATATAATCCCATTAAATGAAAATGAGTTTTTTGATTATATTTGTTTGAATGTAGTGAGAGAGGAAGATAAACTGGATTCATTTTTTGAAGTTAAAGAAGGTCTGGAAAATTCTATTAGAAAAAATATTATTTACAGCAAGAATATGGAGCAATTATTAGATTCATTGGTCAGCAAAAGATACTCTAGGGCTAAAATTAGAAGATCTTTATTTAACATTTTATTAAATCTTCAAAAAGATGAAATGGAAAAAGTGAAACATATAAAAAAAGTGCCTTATATTAGAATTTTAGCATTTAACGATAGAGGAAGAGAAATACTAAAAAAAATTAAGTATAATTCAGATGTTAAAATAATTATGAGCCTAGCCAAGGCAAAAAAAGTTAAATATTATGAAGAAAATATTGTATACAAAATGCTTCTAGACTTTGATTTAAGGTCTTCAAATATTTATTATCAAAAATATTTTGCTTTAAATAGGGATTGTTTTTGTAAGGGAGAACCTGATTATATTAGTTTAATAAAAAAAATATAA